The following is a genomic window from Pseudomonas lurida.
ATCACAGCACAATTGGCCACGGCCGGGTGGGCCATCACCACGTCTTCGATCTCGTTGGGGTAGACGTTGAAGCCCGAGACGATGATGAGGTCTTTCTTGCGGTCGACGATGCGCACGAAGCCATCGTCGTCGATCACGGCGATGTCACCAGTCTTCAGCCAGCCCTCGACGTCCAGCGCTTCGGCCGTGGCGGCCGGTTGCTGCCAGTAGCCTTTCATCACCTGCGGGCCCTTGATGCACAACTCGCCGCGCTCACCCAACGGCAGCTCGACACCCTGGTCATCGATCACCTTCATCGCCGTGGCCGGTACGGGAATGCCCACAGTGCCCAGGCGAGATTTGTTGCCGTAGGGGTTGGTGCTGGCCACCGGCGAGGTTTCCGTCAGGCCGTAGCCCTCGCCAATCGCGCAGCCGGTGATCTGCTCCCAGCGCTCGGCCGTGGCCTTGATCAGCGCGGTGCCGCCAGAGTTGGTGAGCTTGAGGTGGGAGAAGTCCAGGCTCTTGAAGTCTGGATGGTCCATTAAAGCCACGAACAGCGTGTTAAGCCCCAGCAGCCCGGTAAAGCGCCACTTTTTCAGCTCCTTGATAAAGCCACCGATGTCCCGCGGGTTGGTGATCAGTACGTTGTGGTTGCCGGACACCATCATGCACATGCAATTCGCGGTGAAGGCATAGATGTGGTACAGCGGCAGCGGCGCGATCATCACCTCCTGCCCTTCCTTGATCAGCGGGTGGCCGTCATCACCGGTCTGGGACATGCAGGCGCGTACCTGTTGCATGTTCGCCACCAGGTTGCCATGGGTGAGCATCGCGCCCTTGGCCAGGCCGGTGGTGCCACCGGTGTATTGCAGCACGGCAATGTCGTCCAGGGTTACCGGGTGGCGAGTCACCCCCAGGCCCGCGCCCATGCGCAAGGCACGCTTGAACGACACTGCACGCGGCAGGCTGTAGGCCGGGACCATCTTCTTGACCTTGTCGACCAGGGTGTTGACCAGCCAGCCCTTGGCGGCGGGCATGAAGTCACCCATCTTGGCTTCGATCAGGTAGTCGATCTCGGTGTCGCTGCACACCTCCTGCACCCGCGAGCCGAACAGGTTGAGGTACACCAGCGCACGCACGCCGGCGTCCTTGAACTGGTGGCGCATCTCGCGCGGGGTGTACAGCGGGTTGGTATTGACCACGATCAGGCCGGCGCGCAAGGCGCCGAACACCGCAATCGGGTAGTGCAGCACGTTGGGCATCTGCACCGCGATACGGTCGCCGGGCTTGAGATCGGTATGCTGTTGCAGGTAACCGGCGAACGCCGCGCTCTGGCGTTCAAGCTCGGCGTAGGTGAGGGTGATGCCCATGTTGCTGAATGCCGGACGGTCGGCAAAGGCCTTGCAGGAACGCTCGAACACCTCGATCACCGACTTGTAGGCAGAGAGGTCGATGTCATTGGGAACGCCCGCCGCGCGTTTGTCATTCCAGAAATCAGGTTGCATTATTCTTGTCCTCTTACCTGAGTGTGTCCGGCCGCTGCAGTTGTAAAAAGTCTACATCTATAAAAAGCGGAGCTCAGGGGACGTTAGCAGCTATGGCCAAACAGGCAAATACAGGAAACAGCGTCATTAATTGCGTGAATCTTCCTACAAGGCCTTGCGCTGATCAGACGCTTGCCGTGGGATGAGCTATACACTGCAACGACCCCGAGCAAAGGAAGCGCCATGAACCACAGTACCTTCTGGCTGACCGCGAATGACCGCAGCCGCCTGTACGTCAATCAATGGATGCCCGACGGCACGCCCAAAGCCCTGGTGATGCTGTCGCATGGCATGGCCGAGCACAGCGGGCGCTACGCGCGCCTGGCCGAGGCCTTGTGCGCCGCCGGTTACGGCCTGTACGCGCTGGACCAGCGTGGCCACGGCCGCACCGCCGACGAAGGCACCCTGGGCCTGTACGCCGAAAAGGATGGCTGGAACAAAGTGGTGGGCGACCTGGCGAGCCTCAACCAGCATATCGGCCAGCAGCAGCCGGGGTTGCCGATCATGCTGCTGGGCCACAGCATGGGCAGCTACATCGCCCAGGCTTACCTGCTGCATCACAGCGCCAGCCTCAATGGCGCGATTCTCAGCGGTTCGAATTTCCAGCCGGTGGCGCTGTACCGCGCCGCACGAGTGATCGCCCGGATCGAACGCCTACGCCAGGGCTTGCGCGGGCGTAGCGCGCTGATCGAATTCCTGTCGTTTGGATCATTCAACAAGGCCTTCACACCCAATCGCACCGCTTTCGACTGGCTCAGCCGCGACCCGGCCGAGGTCGACAAGTACATCAACGACCCACTGTGCGGGTTCCGCTGCACCAACCAGCTGTGGATCGACCTGCTCGGCGGCTTGCAGCAAAT
Proteins encoded in this region:
- a CDS encoding alpha/beta hydrolase → MNHSTFWLTANDRSRLYVNQWMPDGTPKALVMLSHGMAEHSGRYARLAEALCAAGYGLYALDQRGHGRTADEGTLGLYAEKDGWNKVVGDLASLNQHIGQQQPGLPIMLLGHSMGSYIAQAYLLHHSASLNGAILSGSNFQPVALYRAARVIARIERLRQGLRGRSALIEFLSFGSFNKAFTPNRTAFDWLSRDPAEVDKYINDPLCGFRCTNQLWIDLLGGLQQISKASNLAQIDPGLPVLVMGGECDPVSEGKRLKSLADALREAGCQHLQLNIYPQARHEVFNETNRDQVTGDVLTWLDQALTLRRPARCE
- the fadD2 gene encoding long-chain-fatty-acid--CoA ligase FadD2, producing MQPDFWNDKRAAGVPNDIDLSAYKSVIEVFERSCKAFADRPAFSNMGITLTYAELERQSAAFAGYLQQHTDLKPGDRIAVQMPNVLHYPIAVFGALRAGLIVVNTNPLYTPREMRHQFKDAGVRALVYLNLFGSRVQEVCSDTEIDYLIEAKMGDFMPAAKGWLVNTLVDKVKKMVPAYSLPRAVSFKRALRMGAGLGVTRHPVTLDDIAVLQYTGGTTGLAKGAMLTHGNLVANMQQVRACMSQTGDDGHPLIKEGQEVMIAPLPLYHIYAFTANCMCMMVSGNHNVLITNPRDIGGFIKELKKWRFTGLLGLNTLFVALMDHPDFKSLDFSHLKLTNSGGTALIKATAERWEQITGCAIGEGYGLTETSPVASTNPYGNKSRLGTVGIPVPATAMKVIDDQGVELPLGERGELCIKGPQVMKGYWQQPAATAEALDVEGWLKTGDIAVIDDDGFVRIVDRKKDLIIVSGFNVYPNEIEDVVMAHPAVANCAVIGVPDDRTGEAVKLFVVARAQGVSLEELKAYCKTNFTGYKVPKHIVLRESLPMTPVGKILRRELRDIA